In Palaemon carinicauda isolate YSFRI2023 chromosome 14, ASM3689809v2, whole genome shotgun sequence, the following proteins share a genomic window:
- the LOC137652894 gene encoding histone H1.M6.2-like, translating to MVTPFFIKPSSKGCSSKAVLPKVAPSKVAPPMITSPKVAPSKVAPPKVAPPKVAPTEVAPSKVAPTKVTPLKVATPKDAPSKVAPPKVAPPKVVPPNAPSPKVAAMSVFNKNLWIQLLVP from the exons ATGGTCACTCCTTTCTTCATAA AGCCTTCCTCGAAAGGTTGCTCCTCCAAAGCTGTTCTTCCTAAGGTTGCTCCATCAAAGGTAGCTCCTCCAATGATAACTTCTCCAAAGGTAGCTCCATCAAAGGTAGCGCCCCCAAAGGTCGCTCCTCCAAAGGTTGCTCCTACTGAGGTTGCTCCATCAAAG GTAGCTCCAACAAAGGTAACTCCTCTAAAGGTTGCTACTCCTAAGGATGCTCCATCAAAAGTAGCTCCTCCAAAGGTAGCTCCTCCAAAGGTTGTTCCTCCAAATGCTCCTTCACCAAAGGTTGCAGCCATGTCAGTTTTCAACAAAAATTTGTGGATTCAGTTACTAGTCCCATAA